A region from the Cannabis sativa cultivar Pink pepper isolate KNU-18-1 chromosome 9, ASM2916894v1, whole genome shotgun sequence genome encodes:
- the LOC115695199 gene encoding uncharacterized protein LOC115695199 yields MDRNWMSANRLSAEYSEAWVRTNIPLRDITWPKVSQDLKNQLWEHIKVAFDVPDTDKRMTIAKGGDRWKDWKSTLTEGIFTFKDVAPHLLEKPPKLYEKIINLQEWREFVDSRLSPEFGVKRKRAQESRACNLYPHRTGRGGVRMIQEQMEKEVGHQITEFDRSEIWKRSRTKSNGEVEGPTTEVVKRIDELCKQVSEGLVQVEGERDVLTMALGTDEHGGRVRAMGFGITQTQYFNTPRPKRKNVDGSNQASSELERRVRETEERNRKLEDKVDELIRLISSQHSSVASGSGVGGASTEPPNVDIASEPVARPSSAANVYSAPDPIAQPSGDANVYSAPDPIAQPSGTANVYSPSPPRFREEIAPAAAPPPTGGSSEETLPCWMHCLLEPSGMVLKVASGHIVKEKYLKDGKFSINMEEYLHKDYRRVYIEKANMENALLPCPLVDDSLMTVGQAVNGHVAWPKDYLTPVGKYLTQPPTKKLQKQPVKKSSEDLLGPPTQPLKHPGRPSKAKVNAKYAQPRQTSSIIAFWNFVKRWPKSSMLQFQVQNELFGVADDSIWLAKSDIQELCTMQYLGAQQIGVWCKYLKERLLDMGGLNRVYEFLNPGAIATDAGDESNRCQALVARMTRMTNSEKWLIAPYNNRKMFHWMLVVIQPSTQTVAYLDSGNDDIPDDLNFIISTSFTMYNRMVRRPDRPTQWMTPICPQQPDDKQCGYYVMKFIESFMVVEDPIQLLTRQDRFSTPYTNDEINIMRDRWIHYVKAEAERQQLPC; encoded by the exons CACTTAGAGACATTACGTGGCCTAAAGTGAGCCAGGACCTTAAAAACCAATTATGGGAACACATAAAG GTCGCGTTTGATGTACCAGACACAGATAAGAGGATGACAATTGCTAAAGGTGGAGATAGGTGGAAAGATTGGAAAAGTACCCTAACAGAAGgtatttttacattcaaagaTGTCGCTCCCCATCTTCTCGAGAAGCCCCCCAAActttatgaaaaaataattaatttgcaaGAATGGAGAGAGTTTGTGGACTCGAGATTAAGTCCAGAATTTGGTGTGAAGAGGAAGAGGGCCCAAGAGAGTAGGGCTTGTAATCTTTATCCCCATCGCACTGGACGAGGTGGTGTAAGGATGATTCAAGAACAGATGGAGAAAGAGGTCGGCCACCAAATTACTGAATTTGATAGATCTGAAATTTGGAAAAGATCTCGCACTAAGTCTAATGGCGAGGTGGAGGGCCCAACTACAGAAGTCGTTAAACGGATT GATGAATTATGCAAGCAAGTGTCAGAGGGTCTTGTACAAGTGGAAGGTGAAAGAGACGTGCTGACCATGGCGCTCGGGACAGATGAGCATGGTGGTCGGGTTCGAGCCATGGGTTTCGGCATCACCCAAACCCAATATTTCAATACACCACGCCCTAAAAGGAAAAATGTCGATGGGTCAAACCAGGCATCATCTGAATTGGAGAGACGCGTGCGTGAGACAGAGGAACGCAACAGAAAGTTGGAGGATAAAGTGGATGAGCTCATTCGTCTTATTAGTTCCCAGCATAGCAGCGTTGCATCTGGTTCCGGTGTTGGAGGAGCATCAACTGAACCACCGAACGTTGACATTGCCTCCGAACCAGTAGCACGACCGTCGAGTGCTGCCAATGTCTACTCTGCACCAGATCCCATAGCACAACCGTCAGGTGATGCCAATGTCTACTCTGCACCAGATCCCATAGCACAACCGTCGGGTACTGCTAATGTCTACTCTCCATCACCCCCGCGTTTTCGAGAGGAAATTGCTCCAGCAGCAGCACCGCCACCTACTGGTGGTAGTTCGGAAGAG ACCTTACCATGTTGGATGCACTGTCTGTTGGAGCCTAGTGGGATGGTACTGAAGGTTGCTTCAGGCCACATTGTCAAGGAGAAATATTTGAAAGATGGAAAGTTTTCCATTAACATGGAAGAATACCTACACAAAGATTATCGTCGGGTATATATCGAAAAAGCCAATATGGAGAATGCACTGCTCCCGTGTCCCTTAGTCGACGATTCATTGATGACAGTAGGTCAAGCTGTAAATGGTCATGTGGCATGGCCAAAAGACTATCTTACACCTGTTGGGAAATATTTG acACAACCACCCACCAAGAAACTTCAGAAGCAACCCGTGAAGAAAAGCTCTGAAGATTTACTCGGTCCTCCAACACAGCCTCTAAAACACCCTGGGAGGCCGAGTAAGGCAAAAGTTAATGCAAAGTATGCCCAACCACGCCAAACTTCTTCCATTATTGCATTTTGGAACTTCGTCAAAAGGTGGCCCAAGTCATCCATGCTCCAATTCCAAGTCCAGAATGAGCTATTTGGGGTCGCAGATGACTCTATTTGGCTTGCTAAGAGTGACATTCAAGAATTGTGCACCATGCAATACTTGGGAGCCCAACAAATAGGAGTTTGGTGCAA GTACCTTAAAGAAAGACTGTTGGACATGGGTGGGTTGAATCGAGTCTATGAATTTTTAAATCCGGGTGCGATTGCCACCGATGCAGGGGATGAGAGTAATCGTTGCCAAGCACTAGTCGCTCGAATGACTAGGATGACTAATTCAGAGAAATGGCTTATTGCCCCATATAATAATAG GAAGATGTTTCACTGGATGCTTGTAGTCATCCAGCCAAGTACGCAGACGGTGGCGTACTTGGATTCAGGCAACGACGACATCCCGGATGATTTGAACTTtattatatccac ATCGTTCACAATGTATAACCGAATGGTACGACGACCTGATCGACCTACCCAGTGGATGACTCCTATTTGTCCTCAACAACCCGATGACAAACAGTGTGGATACTACGTCATGAAATTCATTGAAAGTTTCATGGTCGTAGAAGATCCAATACAATTGTTGACCCGACAAGATAGGTTCTCCACTCCGTACACTAATGATGAGATAAATATTATGCGTGATCGGTGGATTCATTATGTGAAAGCGGAAGCGGAGCGACAACAGTTACCGTGTTAG